The genomic DNA TGCTGCAGGTAAATATGAATTAATGCTAGAAGAAGGTCCCGATCCAGAAATGTCATTAGTAGCTTTCGCTAATCAAGGTGAGAGTGAAGAAGAACTTAAAGATGGTGCTGAATCCTGCGTAAGACTTTATGCAGAAAAAGCTAAAAGCATAGAACCTGGGAATATCATTCCATTTGGAGAACATATAAACCTTAAATTGGAGGATAAAGGAAATAAATCATTCATATTAGATATCGAAAAAGGATCAAAGATAGGTTTATATACACAGCACACTGCTGAAGAATTCAATATGAAAATCATTAAAAGTGAAGACAATAATTCAAAAGAGATCCCATTTAATATTGAAAGATTCTGGCAAGCCGAGCACGAGCACGATGATGAAGTAACGTCCATTGCAATTGAACGATTTGGAGATGTTGATCCAGAAAAACTTAATACTTGGTTGGGCAGACTTCTTTCTGAAAAAGGGGTGGATATATTTAGAACTAAAGGTTTCATTAGCTACTCAGGCAACCCACAGAGAATAGTTTTCCAAGGGGTACATATGTTATTTACAGCGCAACCTGATAAGGAATGGGGTAACGAACCTCGTAGAAACCAACTTGTTTTTATAGGTAGAAATTTGGACGAGAAAGAGATGAAAGAAGGTTTTGAAAAATGCCTGATATAGAATCATTTAGCCCAAGAGGCATGTTCCACGAGGGATGGACAGCTGAAGTTAATGATTATGCCATAGTTTGTGGTTGGGCTACTAAAGGAAAGTTATTCATTGTTGGGGATGTAGCAGGAGGTATTTTTGCCTTTGAAGGAGATACTGGGAAAATTATTTGGAAAAAAGAAAATACACACTCTGCTGGTCTATTAGCAATGTCCATTCATCCAGAAGGAGAGATTTTCGCAACTTCCGGTCAAGATGGAAATATTCAAATATATAATTGTCACGAAGGTAAAGTAATTAAAACTCTCGATCTTGGCAAGGCTTGGGTAGAGCATCTTAAGTGGTCAAATGATGGCTTATTTCTTGCAGCAGCTTCTTCAAAAAAAGTATATGTTTTTAATGAAATTGGTGAAGAAAAATGGGTATCAGATGATCATCCAAGCACAGTGAGTGCAATAAAATGGTCAAATAATAATGAGCTAGCTACAGCCTGCTACGGGAGAGTAACATTCTTTGACATAGTAAATAATAAAACGAATCAAAAGCTCGAGTGGCAAGGATCATTAGTCTCAATGGAATTAAGTCCTGATGGTGATATAGTCGCTTGCGGGAGTCAAGACAATTCAGTTCATTTTTGGAGAAGATCAACCGGAATGGATGCTGAAATGACAGGATACCCAGGAAAACCTAGTCACCTTTCTTTTGACGATAGTGGAAAATTACTGGCAACTAGTGGCAGTGAAAGAATTACAGTCTGGAGCTTTATAGGTGACGGTCCCGAGGGAACTATGCCGGGAGAGCTATGGCACCATACCGAACCTATTTCTAGCCTAGCCTTTTCAAATAAAGGCATGCTTGTAGCTTCCGGATCTAGAGATGGTTCTGTTGTCGCAAGTTTTCTAAAAAAAGACGGTAATGGTGACCCAGTTGGGGCTGCATTCGCAGGCGATTTAGTGGGTGCACTTTCGTGGAGACCTGATGATTGTGCACTAGCTGCAGTTAACGCAAAAGGTGTAGTAAATGTTTGGAAATTTAAAGTTCGTACTAATTCTTTTTGAAGGAATTTAAGCAGGAAAATAAAATAATTTAAACTACCAATAGTTAGCTTTTAAATGTCTTTCCATACAAATGACCTCACAGTCATTATCTATACCTTTTGGGTGAATATCGCAATATGAGAGACATTGAAAATATTCGTCTATGGGATTTGATTTATCAGTTTTACTAACTTCTTTCGAATGATTCATAAAAGATTTCCTCAATTATTTAAAATTAAGATAGACGAATTAAATATCAAAAGAAATAAGCAAAACTTACTAAAAATATCTCAAAAAAATTAGCACGATTAATTACTACTCTCGGACATTTTTAATTAAAAAGCAATGCGTATAAAAACGGATTGTCTTTAGAGAAATATTTTCCTAATTTTATATTGTTGAGTTCTAGGAGGTCTTTCAAAATGATCGATAGCCTGCCTGAAATTTCGGAATAAACCGAACTAATTTAATTAACTGCTCCAATTATTTTTTATTAATGTCTAAGCTTCCTTCTTCTGCATCGTTTAGGTGCCCTTTAAGAAACAAGCTTAATTCTAGAGTTTTTGCCCCAGTTAAAGACAATTAGTTAATTTTGGTGAGCATTAGCTTAATAGAAGTTAGCAACAAGGATCAATGATTTAGGCGCGTTATTAACTTCAGTAAAAAATATAAGTAAGAGATAAAAGAGGGCTTATTTAAGCTCTCTTTTTTTTAATAAGATGACTTTCTTCTGATTTTATAGATAATGATTAAAAGAATAAAATAAAATGGCTAAATATTATTGCCCATATTGCAATCCTAAATATCAATTTCAAAAAAAATCCTCAAATGGTACTTTGATTTGTGGCTTGTGTGGAGAGGATCTTGTAAAAAAACCATTTATTAGGTTGAACCAGATAATTGCTTTAGTTGCTGCGTCATCATTACTTCTACCTTTTATATATACTTTTATTTTTTTAATTAAAAATCAAATAAACCCTCCTAATAAAAATTATCAAGCAAATAGTACTTTAATAATAATTATCAAAGAAACACTTTCATAAAATAATTAAAAAAATCTCGAGAGTTTAACCTCTACATAGTGATTTATTTAAACAAGAATTTTTACTCTCAATATTTATTTGATCATCAATATTTTTTAATTTGTTTTTATTGCTTATTACTTTAACTTTTTGGCCGCAATGTTCTTTGCAACCACCATTAAAAAAATTATGTGCATACAAATTAGAAATATTCGTAAGTAATAAAAGAAAAATTATTTT from Prochlorococcus marinus XMU1402 includes the following:
- a CDS encoding WD40 repeat domain-containing protein, whose amino-acid sequence is MPDIESFSPRGMFHEGWTAEVNDYAIVCGWATKGKLFIVGDVAGGIFAFEGDTGKIIWKKENTHSAGLLAMSIHPEGEIFATSGQDGNIQIYNCHEGKVIKTLDLGKAWVEHLKWSNDGLFLAAASSKKVYVFNEIGEEKWVSDDHPSTVSAIKWSNNNELATACYGRVTFFDIVNNKTNQKLEWQGSLVSMELSPDGDIVACGSQDNSVHFWRRSTGMDAEMTGYPGKPSHLSFDDSGKLLATSGSERITVWSFIGDGPEGTMPGELWHHTEPISSLAFSNKGMLVASGSRDGSVVASFLKKDGNGDPVGAAFAGDLVGALSWRPDDCALAAVNAKGVVNVWKFKVRTNSF
- a CDS encoding DNA gyrase is translated as MAKYYCPYCNPKYQFQKKSSNGTLICGLCGEDLVKKPFIRLNQIIALVAASSLLLPFIYTFIFLIKNQINPPNKNYQANSTLIIIIKETLS